In Candidatus Defluviilinea proxima, a single genomic region encodes these proteins:
- a CDS encoding zinc ribbon domain-containing protein: MPVYTYRCDACGVQFEKHQSFHDEPLKTCPECRKKKLRKVITPTKIVFKGSGFYATDHKSPSGDTSHKSKAAKEESKPAATETKSSETKSE; this comes from the coding sequence ATGCCCGTATATACTTATCGTTGTGACGCATGTGGTGTGCAATTCGAGAAACATCAATCCTTCCATGATGAACCATTGAAAACATGCCCGGAATGCCGCAAGAAAAAATTAAGAAAAGTCATCACCCCCACCAAGATCGTATTCAAAGGTTCGGGGTTCTATGCCACTGACCACAAGTCGCCGTCAGGAGACACTTCGCACAAGAGCAAAGCCGCGAAGGAAGAAAGCAAACCTGCCGCAACTGAAACAAAAAGCAGTGAAACCAAAAGTGAGTAA
- a CDS encoding polysaccharide deacetylase family protein, which translates to MKKIFIASLGIIFLLASCNGGTSLPPTPFATPSTTPLPPTVTATVQPSFTPTETFTPLPSPTPTEAWIVQGPGDITVPVILYHRIDISPIDSRYYVRPEKFEAQMKLLHDWGYTSITTSMLIEAINNGASLPPRPFLLTIDDGNLDNYTNAFPIMQKYGFTGVLYLVGNYIGAQGYMDVDQILEMHNAGWEVGSHSMNHLDLTKLEPDALRYEIVESRAFLEDKLGVPVLTFAYPFGLYNDAAIDYIKFAGYIGAMGASGYSPAQGTWNLYNLQRAEIKGNEDAKTFTRFLPWVGDTSFLPADTPTPSPIPSRTPSP; encoded by the coding sequence ATGAAGAAAATTTTTATAGCATCTTTGGGGATTATTTTTCTATTGGCATCCTGCAATGGAGGAACTTCTCTTCCTCCCACACCTTTCGCCACACCGTCAACAACGCCTCTGCCACCAACGGTCACTGCCACCGTTCAACCGAGCTTTACCCCCACTGAGACTTTTACTCCCCTACCATCCCCCACCCCAACCGAAGCATGGATCGTGCAAGGCCCGGGCGATATTACGGTTCCAGTGATCCTCTATCACCGCATTGACATTTCACCGATAGACAGCCGATATTACGTGCGACCTGAAAAGTTCGAAGCGCAAATGAAGCTGTTGCACGATTGGGGCTATACAAGCATCACAACCTCAATGCTGATCGAAGCGATCAACAACGGAGCCAGCCTGCCGCCCCGTCCGTTCTTGCTTACGATAGATGACGGCAATCTCGATAACTACACAAACGCCTTCCCGATCATGCAAAAATATGGGTTCACTGGCGTGTTGTACCTCGTCGGAAATTACATCGGCGCTCAAGGCTACATGGATGTAGACCAAATCCTTGAAATGCACAACGCTGGCTGGGAGGTGGGAAGTCACAGCATGAACCACCTCGACCTGACCAAGCTCGAACCAGATGCGCTTCGCTATGAGATCGTCGAGTCGCGCGCATTTTTGGAAGACAAACTTGGCGTTCCTGTATTGACCTTTGCCTATCCTTTCGGCTTGTATAACGACGCCGCCATAGACTACATCAAGTTCGCTGGATACATCGGAGCCATGGGCGCCAGCGGATATTCCCCCGCACAGGGAACGTGGAATCTTTACAACCTACAACGTGCTGAGATCAAAGGGAACGAAGACGCGAAAACATTCACTCGCTTTCTGCCGTGGGTAGGAGACACCTCCTTTTTACCGGCAGATACACCCACTCCCAGCCCAATACCGTCACGAACACCCAGCCCGTAA
- the metH gene encoding methionine synthase produces MNKKYTNRKYLDALEKKVLVFDGAMGTSLQLQNLTAEHFGGEQYNGCNDYLVISYPQAVEKVHRSFLEVGVDVLETDTFRSNRITMKEYGLQDRVIEINETAARLARRLADEYSTVADRPSTTDGQRSMVNGHPRFVAGSIGPSGKLPSTNDPELSNVSFDELVDTFREQAVGLIKGGVDVILIETSQDILEVKAAIIGIHKAFDETQVYLPIQAQVTLDTTGRMLLGTDINASLAILEGMGIDVIGLNCSTGPEHMREPIRILGENSTLPVSCIPNAGLPLNVDGQAVYPLEPEPFANDLYEFVTKHNISVVGGCCGTTPTHLKLLVDKLNQTPPPKRPLQSTPQLASAMSAIAMRQDPPPTLLGERLNAQGSRKFKRLLLEEDYDSILEIAREQVDFGAHALDISCAVTERADEAELMRKVVKKLEMGVDVPLVIDTTELDVLEVALQTAPGRCLINSTHFEAGRTKADKVFALAKAHNAAVIIMTIDENGMAKTRERKLEVAKRIYDVAVNEFGLKPEDLVYDALTFTLATGDQEFVDSAIETIEGIRLIKQELPGVMASLGVSNLSFGFAPQARPALNSVMLYHCVQAGLDMAIVNPAHVTAYADIPAEEKELCEDLIFNRRADALQRYIEHYENVTPTTESTLADPTEGMTPEQRLHWKIVHRKKEGVEADIDEIINRSRDGQLPVPTTHEVAVHTLNNTLLPAMKEVGDKFGAGELILPFVLQSAEVMKKTVSHLENYLEKVEGVTKGTVVIATVYGDVHDIGKNLVKTILANNGYTVIDLGKQVPAETIITKAVEANATAIGLSALLVSTSKQMPLIVNELQRRGHKIPVLIGGAAINRRFGRRILQTEGGDFYDPGVFYCKDAFEGLETMDQLIDTNRKPALLEQVRKEADMELGRASAKPTSVQTFERSNIVPAPLTLSPSKFGMRVVKNMPLEMVLQHLNINELYRLSWGAKNTHGEEWTKLKAEFDARLNTMKRDAMRYKWLNPQGVYGLFPCQAEGDNLIVYNPENLDEVLTRFNFPRQPYDEHLALSDYYASVESGQMDVVAFQVVTVGQEASEKFDKLQAANDYTEAYFTHGLAVQAAEATANYLHEHVRREMGIPEGQGKRYSWGYPAIPELEDHQKVWELLPAVEKELGITLSPSYQLIPEQSTAAIIVHHPQAKYYSVGESRVEQLMR; encoded by the coding sequence ATGAATAAAAAATATACAAACAGAAAATACCTCGACGCACTCGAAAAGAAAGTCCTCGTTTTCGATGGCGCGATGGGGACTAGCCTGCAACTGCAAAACCTCACTGCTGAACATTTCGGCGGCGAACAATACAACGGATGCAACGACTATCTCGTCATCTCGTATCCGCAAGCCGTGGAAAAAGTCCATCGCTCGTTTCTTGAAGTCGGTGTGGATGTGCTCGAAACGGATACCTTCCGTTCCAACCGCATCACGATGAAGGAATACGGATTGCAAGACAGGGTAATTGAAATAAATGAGACCGCTGCAAGATTAGCGCGTCGATTGGCAGACGAATACTCGACCGTAGCCGATAGACCATCGACCACTGATGGTCAACGGTCAATGGTCAATGGTCATCCTCGGTTTGTAGCAGGTTCGATTGGTCCAAGTGGCAAGCTCCCCTCCACCAACGACCCCGAGCTTTCCAACGTCAGCTTTGACGAACTCGTGGATACTTTCCGTGAACAAGCTGTTGGTCTCATCAAAGGCGGCGTGGATGTCATCCTCATCGAAACATCGCAGGACATTCTCGAAGTCAAAGCCGCCATCATCGGCATCCACAAGGCTTTCGACGAGACTCAAGTCTATTTGCCGATTCAGGCTCAGGTCACGCTTGATACGACGGGTCGCATGTTGCTCGGCACCGACATCAACGCCTCGCTCGCCATCCTCGAAGGCATGGGCATCGATGTCATCGGTCTCAACTGTTCCACGGGACCCGAACACATGCGCGAGCCCATCCGCATCCTCGGCGAAAATTCCACATTGCCTGTGTCATGTATTCCGAATGCAGGTCTTCCGTTGAACGTTGATGGACAAGCTGTTTATCCGCTCGAGCCCGAACCGTTTGCGAATGACCTCTACGAATTTGTGACCAAGCATAATATTTCTGTTGTGGGTGGATGTTGTGGCACGACGCCGACTCATCTTAAGTTGCTTGTGGACAAGCTGAATCAGACTCCGCCTCCCAAGCGACCGCTTCAATCTACGCCTCAGCTTGCCTCTGCCATGTCAGCGATTGCCATGCGACAAGATCCCCCGCCCACCCTGCTCGGCGAACGACTCAACGCCCAAGGCTCACGCAAATTCAAGCGACTCCTGCTCGAAGAAGATTACGACTCGATTTTGGAGATCGCCCGCGAACAAGTGGACTTTGGTGCGCACGCCCTCGACATCTCCTGCGCTGTCACCGAACGCGCCGATGAAGCCGAGCTCATGCGCAAGGTCGTAAAGAAACTTGAGATGGGCGTGGATGTTCCATTGGTGATCGACACCACCGAACTTGATGTTCTCGAAGTTGCGCTCCAGACCGCACCTGGGCGATGTCTCATCAACTCGACTCATTTCGAAGCAGGTCGTACCAAAGCCGATAAAGTTTTTGCATTGGCAAAAGCACATAATGCCGCGGTCATCATCATGACCATTGACGAAAACGGCATGGCAAAGACCCGTGAACGGAAACTCGAAGTCGCCAAACGCATATACGATGTCGCCGTCAACGAATTTGGTCTCAAGCCTGAAGACTTGGTCTACGACGCTTTGACCTTCACCCTCGCCACAGGCGACCAGGAATTTGTCGACTCTGCCATTGAAACCATCGAGGGCATTCGACTCATCAAACAAGAACTGCCTGGTGTGATGGCTTCGCTTGGCGTGAGCAATTTGTCGTTTGGTTTTGCGCCGCAAGCCCGCCCCGCTTTGAACTCGGTCATGTTGTATCACTGCGTGCAAGCAGGATTGGATATGGCAATCGTCAATCCAGCGCACGTTACCGCCTATGCCGACATCCCTGCCGAAGAAAAAGAACTCTGCGAAGATCTCATCTTCAACCGCCGCGCAGATGCACTTCAACGGTATATCGAACACTACGAAAACGTCACTCCAACAACCGAGTCAACTCTTGCCGATCCCACCGAAGGCATGACCCCCGAACAACGCCTGCACTGGAAGATCGTCCACCGCAAGAAAGAAGGCGTCGAGGCAGATATTGATGAGATCATCAACCGAAGTAGGGACGGGCAGCTGCCCGTCCCTACGACCCATGAGGTTGCCGTTCATACCTTGAACAACACCCTCCTCCCCGCCATGAAAGAAGTCGGTGACAAATTCGGGGCGGGTGAATTGATCCTGCCCTTCGTGCTTCAATCCGCTGAGGTAATGAAGAAGACCGTCTCACATCTCGAGAATTATCTTGAAAAAGTCGAAGGCGTCACAAAAGGCACAGTCGTCATCGCTACGGTCTACGGCGACGTGCATGATATCGGCAAGAACCTCGTCAAAACGATTCTCGCCAACAACGGCTACACCGTCATTGACCTTGGCAAGCAGGTCCCTGCGGAAACAATTATCACCAAAGCTGTCGAAGCAAACGCTACTGCGATTGGTTTATCCGCGTTGCTCGTGTCCACATCCAAGCAAATGCCGCTCATCGTCAACGAACTCCAACGCCGCGGACACAAAATCCCTGTGCTCATTGGCGGTGCCGCAATCAATCGTCGCTTCGGACGTCGAATCCTCCAAACCGAAGGTGGCGATTTCTACGACCCGGGTGTCTTCTATTGTAAAGATGCCTTCGAAGGTCTCGAGACGATGGATCAGTTGATCGATACCAATCGGAAACCCGCGCTCCTCGAACAAGTCCGCAAAGAAGCGGATATGGAACTCGGACGCGCCAGCGCTAAACCTACCAGTGTTCAAACTTTCGAACGTTCCAATATTGTCCCTGCACCTCTTACACTCTCACCTTCCAAGTTCGGTATGCGCGTTGTCAAGAACATGCCACTCGAAATGGTGCTTCAACATCTCAATATCAACGAACTTTATCGCCTCTCGTGGGGTGCCAAGAACACACACGGAGAGGAATGGACCAAACTCAAAGCCGAATTCGATGCGCGCCTCAATACGATGAAGCGCGATGCCATGCGCTACAAGTGGCTCAATCCACAAGGCGTTTACGGCCTCTTCCCCTGTCAGGCTGAGGGTGACAATCTCATCGTCTACAATCCAGAGAATCTCGATGAAGTTCTAACTCGCTTCAACTTCCCGCGTCAACCATACGATGAGCATCTCGCATTATCTGATTACTATGCATCGGTCGAGTCTGGGCAAATGGATGTGGTAGCCTTCCAGGTTGTCACCGTTGGGCAGGAAGCCTCCGAAAAATTCGATAAGCTCCAAGCCGCCAACGATTACACCGAAGCCTACTTCACACACGGACTCGCCGTCCAAGCCGCAGAAGCAACTGCAAATTACTTGCACGAACATGTCCGCCGCGAAATGGGTATCCCTGAAGGGCAAGGTAAACGCTACTCGTGGGGCTATCCCGCAATCCCTGAGTTGGAAGATCATCAAAAAGTTTGGGAGTTGCTACCCGCTGTCGAGAAAGAACTCGGTATCACATTATCGCCTTCCTATCAGTTGATTCCTGAACAATCCACGGCAGCGATCATTGTCCATCACCCACAGGCGAAGTATTACAGCGTAGGTGAATCACGCGTTGAGCAGTTGATGAGATAA
- a CDS encoding bifunctional homocysteine S-methyltransferase/methylenetetrahydrofolate reductase, producing the protein MTNKFLELLSSQTLLADGAMGTMLHARGVGFDKCFDELNITNPSAVAEIHRTYIEAGAQLVITNTFGANRFKLTKHGLQEDVKEINHKGVELAKRVIAASFKDVLIAGDVGPLGVRIAPYGRVQLEEAREAFAEQIQALADAGADLILIETFSDLYEIREAIKATRNVCDLPVVASVTFTRDDRTLLGDNPAKVARTLHETGADMIGVNCSGGPAQLLRILKQMKQAVPDRSAKFWVKPNAGWPEQVGGRIMYPADADYFGEYALSFRDAGACIVGGCCGTTPQHIATMRKALDTNPPIDQSHIEILPQEELAETEKEQPTQFAQKLNNGGFAIAVEMDPPRGLSTHKLLAGASLLADAGADVINVADSPMARMRMSAWAVCDVVQRQVGVESTLHFPTRGRNLLRVQGDLLAAHALGIRNVFVVMGDPTSIGDYPEAMDNYDLVPSGLIKLIKQGFNEGLDHSGTSIGQPTNFFVGAALNLCPPDMDNEIKNLHRKIKAGADFFLTQPVYHPDDGPKLLEAYEAKHGRLDKPILAGILPLVSVRHANFLHHEVPGITIPEGMLKRIEAAGENGAKAGVEVAVELVNQLKGWAGGAYIMPQFHKYDMVAEIIEAVG; encoded by the coding sequence TTGACAAACAAATTTTTAGAATTACTTTCCTCTCAAACTCTGCTCGCCGATGGTGCAATGGGTACCATGCTCCATGCGCGCGGTGTGGGATTCGATAAATGTTTCGATGAACTGAATATCACCAATCCTTCTGCAGTGGCAGAGATCCACCGCACGTATATCGAGGCGGGAGCACAGTTGGTCATTACCAACACCTTCGGCGCGAACCGTTTCAAACTCACAAAACACGGTTTGCAGGAAGATGTCAAAGAGATCAATCACAAAGGCGTGGAGTTGGCCAAACGTGTCATTGCCGCGTCGTTCAAGGATGTGTTGATTGCCGGGGATGTAGGTCCGCTTGGGGTAAGGATCGCCCCCTATGGGCGAGTCCAGTTGGAGGAGGCGCGTGAGGCGTTTGCGGAGCAGATTCAGGCATTGGCAGATGCAGGTGCAGATTTGATCCTGATCGAAACGTTCAGTGATCTATATGAGATCCGCGAGGCGATCAAGGCAACACGAAATGTATGCGACCTGCCTGTCGTTGCGTCGGTCACGTTTACACGCGATGACCGTACATTGCTTGGGGATAATCCAGCCAAAGTGGCCCGGACTCTCCATGAGACAGGCGCAGATATGATCGGCGTGAATTGCTCCGGCGGGCCTGCACAACTTTTGCGAATTCTAAAGCAAATGAAACAGGCTGTGCCCGATCGCTCCGCGAAGTTTTGGGTGAAGCCAAATGCAGGCTGGCCCGAACAAGTTGGCGGACGCATTATGTACCCTGCAGACGCCGACTACTTTGGCGAGTATGCACTTTCGTTCCGCGATGCGGGCGCGTGCATTGTTGGTGGATGTTGTGGGACGACCCCGCAACACATCGCCACCATGCGCAAAGCCCTTGATACAAACCCGCCCATCGATCAGTCGCATATTGAAATCCTGCCGCAAGAGGAACTTGCTGAAACCGAAAAGGAACAGCCCACCCAGTTCGCACAAAAATTGAACAATGGTGGATTCGCCATCGCCGTTGAAATGGATCCGCCGCGCGGACTTTCAACCCACAAATTACTGGCGGGCGCTTCTCTCTTAGCCGACGCTGGCGCGGACGTGATCAACGTCGCTGATTCTCCGATGGCCCGCATGAGAATGTCCGCGTGGGCAGTGTGTGATGTGGTGCAACGTCAGGTAGGTGTAGAGTCGACGCTCCACTTCCCCACTCGTGGACGTAATCTTCTGCGCGTACAAGGTGACTTGCTTGCCGCACATGCACTTGGCATTCGCAATGTATTCGTTGTGATGGGCGACCCAACTTCGATCGGGGATTACCCCGAAGCAATGGATAACTACGATCTCGTGCCATCCGGCTTGATCAAACTCATCAAGCAGGGATTCAACGAAGGTCTTGACCATTCAGGCACATCCATCGGACAACCTACCAATTTCTTTGTCGGTGCCGCTTTGAATTTATGCCCGCCCGATATGGATAATGAGATCAAGAACCTGCATCGCAAGATCAAAGCAGGTGCCGACTTTTTCCTCACACAACCTGTCTATCATCCGGACGACGGGCCAAAACTACTCGAAGCTTACGAAGCAAAACACGGCAGACTGGATAAGCCCATTCTTGCTGGCATCTTGCCTCTGGTCAGTGTGAGACACGCGAACTTCCTACATCATGAGGTACCTGGCATTACGATCCCGGAAGGAATGTTGAAGCGTATCGAAGCGGCGGGCGAGAACGGAGCCAAAGCCGGGGTGGAGGTCGCTGTTGAGTTGGTGAACCAGCTCAAAGGTTGGGCAGGAGGCGCCTATATCATGCCGCAATTCCACAAGTACGATATGGTCGCTGAGATCATCGAAGCGGTGGGGTAG
- a CDS encoding alpha/beta fold hydrolase, which yields MYPKSWRYYRNSMLLWAIFIALLMSAGYAIRHPIYWITALLLWFFLNSCRRAFHFAHPNRRFGWMAVTKLEFRELTFKSRDGLTLFGRFIPARNHATIILVHGLGSANNDMLVYAEFLVNAGYGVFMIDLRAHGSSDGDISTYGLREADDVAGAVDYLQTRLDVHGDKIGVFGISLGAQAALRAALKTDKIRALVLEGLGPMIFSDHGGKPDSLIRWIHYPANWLYYRLYEFMIGGKDLGVLEVIGKLAPRPVLLIASGANDIYFNRLFFKAAQEPKELWELPNGVHGGAILQDPKEYTKRLTEFFRKALDVQS from the coding sequence ATGTATCCAAAAAGTTGGCGCTACTATCGAAATTCCATGCTACTCTGGGCCATCTTCATTGCTCTTTTGATGTCTGCCGGCTACGCAATAAGGCATCCAATCTATTGGATCACAGCTTTGTTACTTTGGTTCTTCCTTAATTCATGTAGGCGAGCGTTCCATTTCGCCCACCCAAATAGACGCTTCGGCTGGATGGCCGTGACCAAGTTGGAGTTTCGAGAATTGACGTTCAAATCGCGCGATGGGCTGACTCTGTTCGGACGTTTCATCCCAGCCCGAAATCATGCGACGATCATCCTAGTCCACGGACTGGGAAGCGCAAACAATGACATGCTGGTGTACGCGGAATTCCTCGTCAACGCCGGTTATGGAGTCTTCATGATCGACCTGCGTGCTCATGGAAGCAGTGACGGTGACATATCCACATATGGACTTCGCGAAGCGGACGATGTTGCAGGCGCCGTGGATTACTTGCAAACACGCTTGGATGTGCACGGAGACAAGATCGGCGTCTTCGGTATTTCATTGGGTGCACAAGCCGCCCTGCGCGCCGCCCTGAAAACGGACAAGATCCGTGCTCTGGTTTTGGAAGGACTCGGCCCAATGATTTTCAGCGACCACGGCGGCAAGCCTGACTCTTTGATCCGCTGGATACATTACCCAGCCAATTGGTTATATTATCGTCTTTACGAGTTCATGATCGGCGGAAAGGACTTGGGTGTTTTAGAAGTGATCGGCAAACTTGCACCTCGACCCGTTCTATTGATCGCCAGCGGCGCAAATGACATATACTTCAACCGCCTGTTTTTTAAAGCCGCGCAGGAACCCAAAGAATTATGGGAACTACCCAACGGCGTTCATGGCGGCGCTATTCTGCAAGACCCGAAAGAATATACAAAACGTTTGACAGAGTTTTTCAGGAAAGCGTTGGATGTTCAAAGTTGA
- a CDS encoding type III pantothenate kinase, giving the protein MLLTIDIGNTNITLGLYDDNNMVAHWRLATDHARMPDEYGLQFQGLLQNANHTAKDLTGVCLASVVPQITSRVIQACREYLNQEPFVVDVGIKTGIKVKYEDPKTVGADRIADAVAVLYLYKGPACVIDFGTATTFNAITRDGEYLGGAITAGITLATEALFTHAAKLPRIDLQRPPSVIGRNTTHAMQAGLLFGYVSMVEGMVERFRKELGPNMKVIATGGLATIVAQETDVIQIIAPWLTLDGLRLLWDINHPL; this is encoded by the coding sequence ATGCTTCTTACCATTGACATTGGAAACACGAACATCACGCTCGGCCTATACGACGATAACAACATGGTTGCACATTGGCGGCTTGCCACCGATCACGCCCGCATGCCGGATGAATATGGTCTGCAGTTTCAGGGCCTTCTACAAAATGCAAACCATACCGCAAAAGATTTGACAGGCGTCTGCCTTGCATCGGTAGTGCCACAAATCACCAGCCGCGTGATACAAGCTTGCCGTGAATACCTTAATCAGGAACCTTTTGTGGTGGATGTAGGCATCAAGACCGGCATCAAAGTGAAATATGAAGACCCTAAAACCGTTGGCGCCGACCGCATCGCAGATGCCGTTGCTGTCTTGTATCTTTACAAAGGCCCTGCCTGTGTGATCGACTTCGGCACAGCCACAACCTTCAACGCCATCACAAGAGATGGTGAATATCTTGGCGGCGCGATCACAGCGGGCATCACACTTGCCACCGAAGCGCTCTTTACCCATGCCGCAAAACTTCCACGCATCGATCTCCAACGTCCGCCATCCGTTATCGGACGAAACACAACACACGCCATGCAAGCAGGCCTGCTCTTCGGATATGTCAGCATGGTCGAAGGCATGGTCGAACGTTTCCGCAAAGAACTCGGCCCCAACATGAAAGTGATTGCCACAGGCGGGCTTGCTACCATCGTGGCACAGGAAACTGATGTGATCCAGATCATCGCTCCCTGGCTCACCCTCGATGGCCTGCGGCTTCTGTGGGACATCAACCATCCCTTATAG